A single Carnobacterium inhibens subsp. inhibens DSM 13024 DNA region contains:
- a CDS encoding LCP family protein: protein MKKHSNTSRSASYTNKRKKRRNTIILSIMIPIMIIILGIAVYAAKLYATAQKTIDDSYHELDRTKEVEVDPIKETTSILIMGIDDTEDRNLGSSRTDSLIYLTIDPNNHEVNMVSIPRDTYTPIMYQGQYYNEDKINAAYSKGEEQATIETVEELLDVPVHYYVTFNFDAFLKIIDALGGIEMDVPITFSEQNSDGEMNQITLEEGYQTLNGEEALALARTRKIDNDVKRGERQQLLIEAIVKKALSVGSITKYTDVIEAVGSNMRTDLTFNEMLGIAQTGLEGSYAFNSYTFEWTDFMLNGASMVELYPDSVDFVSHRFRVALGLDSIDERDAEGYEFETNGITNYAY from the coding sequence GTGAAGAAACATTCTAATACTAGTCGAAGCGCATCATACACTAATAAAAGAAAAAAAAGAAGAAACACGATTATCTTAAGTATAATGATTCCTATTATGATTATTATTTTAGGTATAGCGGTATACGCGGCTAAGTTGTATGCAACTGCTCAAAAAACGATTGATGACTCTTATCATGAACTAGATCGTACCAAAGAGGTAGAAGTAGACCCGATAAAAGAAACGACCTCTATTTTAATTATGGGAATCGATGACACCGAAGACAGAAATCTTGGCAGTTCAAGAACCGATTCACTCATTTACTTGACGATAGACCCTAACAACCATGAAGTCAATATGGTTAGTATTCCTAGAGATACTTATACTCCAATCATGTATCAAGGACAATATTATAATGAGGATAAAATTAATGCAGCCTACAGCAAAGGTGAAGAACAAGCAACGATTGAAACTGTTGAAGAATTATTAGATGTTCCAGTCCATTATTATGTAACCTTTAATTTTGATGCCTTTTTGAAAATCATAGATGCTTTAGGTGGAATAGAAATGGATGTTCCAATAACTTTCTCAGAGCAAAATTCTGATGGCGAGATGAATCAAATTACGTTAGAAGAAGGTTATCAAACATTAAATGGTGAAGAAGCTTTAGCATTGGCTCGTACAAGAAAAATTGATAATGACGTTAAACGTGGAGAGAGACAACAATTGCTGATAGAAGCTATTGTGAAAAAAGCACTTAGCGTTGGGTCAATTACAAAGTATACAGATGTTATTGAAGCTGTCGGATCAAACATGCGTACTGACTTAACTTTTAATGAAATGCTTGGAATAGCTCAAACAGGTTTAGAAGGCTCATATGCATTTAACTCTTATACATTTGAATGGACAGATTTTATGTTGAATGGTGCAAGTATGGTTGAACTTTATCCTGACAGTGTTGATTTTGTCAGTCATCGTTTTAGAGTAGCTTTAGGCTTAGATTCTATCGATGAACGAGATGCTGAAGGATACGAATTTGAAACCAACGGTATAACAAATTACGCTTATTAA
- a CDS encoding YigZ family protein: MLNHYYTIEKDGNFELEIKKSRFICHLKQVKNEIEAQDFIQSIKKEHGKANHNCVAYLIGEHDEIQRAYDDGEPSGTAGVPMLEVLKKRQLKNVVAVVTRYFGGTKLGAGGLIRAYGKAVSQGLNEIGVVERKLHTQMTIHVSYPASGKLENLLREANYIIKDVFYSDIVSFSCLIDQEQLTFFQAKVIEWLNGQVTFEKGSQVYCDKKISL; this comes from the coding sequence ATGCTAAATCATTATTATACTATTGAGAAAGATGGCAACTTTGAATTAGAAATAAAAAAATCTCGCTTTATTTGCCATTTAAAACAGGTTAAAAATGAGATTGAAGCTCAAGATTTCATTCAATCGATCAAAAAAGAACACGGAAAAGCTAATCATAATTGCGTGGCTTATTTGATTGGTGAACACGATGAGATACAGCGTGCTTATGATGATGGAGAACCTTCTGGTACAGCTGGGGTTCCAATGCTGGAAGTTCTAAAAAAAAGACAATTAAAAAACGTTGTGGCAGTTGTCACACGTTATTTTGGCGGCACAAAACTGGGAGCAGGTGGATTAATACGTGCTTATGGAAAGGCCGTCAGTCAAGGACTGAACGAAATTGGAGTGGTTGAAAGAAAATTACACACTCAAATGACAATTCATGTCTCTTATCCAGCCTCTGGAAAATTAGAAAACTTACTTCGTGAAGCAAACTATATAATAAAAGATGTCTTTTATTCAGATATTGTTTCGTTCTCTTGTTTAATTGATCAAGAGCAACTAACTTTTTTTCAAGCTAAAGTCATTGAATGGCTCAATGGACAAGTCACCTTTGAAAAGGGGTCGCAAGTTTATTGTGACAAAAAAATCTCACTTTAA
- a CDS encoding DegV family protein → MRIAVVTDSTAYLTDEQCEKYSIYRLPLSIAMGNETIEETKMDSTSFFEKVKTMDGLPTSSQPAIGQASLLFNELSKKYDAVISIHLSSELSGTFNTIASLSKIYEGLAIYPYDSGISCSAQGYFVLEAARMAREDASVEEIFQKFEKMQQTLRAYFVVDDLNHLVRGGRLSNGSAIIGSLLKIKPILHFEDKKITVFEKIRTKKKALKRIEQLLSEDVEKGYPIVATIIHANVEQEAIEWMKTLKKHHPAIRYELSYFGPVIGTHLGEGALGLTWMEDQTKI, encoded by the coding sequence GTGAGAATCGCAGTGGTAACAGACAGTACTGCTTACTTAACAGACGAACAATGCGAGAAGTATTCAATTTATAGGCTGCCTTTATCCATTGCAATGGGAAACGAAACGATAGAGGAAACTAAAATGGATAGTACTAGCTTTTTTGAAAAAGTCAAAACAATGGATGGTTTGCCAACTAGTTCTCAACCAGCGATAGGACAAGCATCGTTGTTATTTAATGAGCTTTCAAAAAAGTACGATGCAGTTATTAGTATCCATTTATCAAGTGAACTTAGTGGGACATTTAATACGATTGCAAGTCTAAGTAAGATTTATGAAGGACTAGCCATTTATCCTTATGATTCTGGAATAAGCTGTTCAGCACAAGGCTATTTTGTCCTAGAGGCAGCCAGAATGGCGAGAGAAGATGCTTCTGTAGAAGAGATCTTCCAAAAATTTGAAAAAATGCAACAAACATTGCGTGCATATTTTGTTGTAGATGACTTAAATCATTTGGTTCGTGGAGGGCGACTTTCAAATGGATCAGCAATCATTGGTTCTTTATTAAAAATAAAACCAATTCTGCACTTTGAAGATAAAAAAATCACCGTATTTGAAAAAATAAGAACAAAGAAAAAAGCATTAAAACGAATCGAGCAATTATTAAGTGAAGACGTTGAAAAAGGGTATCCGATTGTAGCTACCATTATCCATGCAAATGTTGAACAAGAAGCTATTGAATGGATGAAAACACTAAAGAAACATCATCCAGCTATTCGTTATGAACTGAGCTATTTTGGTCCTGTTATTGGCACTCACTTAGGTGAGGGTGCTCTTGGACTAACTTGGATGGAAGATCAAACTAAAATTTAA